TAAAAGGGTTCCACTTTTTGGTGCCGAAATTTTCCTTGTCGTAGCCTAGGATATAGAACATTTCCCGCACCGCCGCATAGGCTGCGTTTTCCTTTTTGCTCAGAAGGCCAAAAGGGTACTCGGGGTAGGACTCACTGGGAGAGAACGGTGGCTTCTTAGGATAGGCCGCGGACTTAGGGTTATGAAAAAATCCTACTTCGCGACTAGAAACTACGGATTGGTTCATAACGTGAGGCTTCGTTCATATGCAGCGTTCAGTGTAGCAACAGTACGGCTCACGATAAAGTCTCGTTCAACCCGGGCACGGGCCTTTTTGCCCATTTCTTTTCTCATTTTTTCATCTTGCAGTGTTTGGTTAAGCGCCTGGGCCAATGCCGTTGCATTTCGGGAAGGCACAAATACCACCTCTTCCTCGGTGGCCACTTCCCTGTTTTCAGGAATGTCAGTAGTCACAATGGCGCATTCGGAAATCATCGCCTCAAGGAGTGCGTTGGACATCCCTTCAAAAAGAGTGGGGAAGACAAAGACGTCGCAGGTCTTAAGGAGGCGCGGCACATCTGACCGTACACCCAAGAAGCGGACTGAGTTGTCCAAGTCCGCCGCAGTCACCATACCCTTGATTTCCTGCTCTAACGGCCCACCACCAGCAAGCAAAAGGCGCGCTTGGGGAAACTTTTCAAGCACCTGGGGCCATGCCTCGATAAGGTAGGTGTGGCCTTTTTGGGCAAAAAACTTTCCCACCATAAGCACAGCGATATCCTCTTCAGACAACCCCAGTTCTTTCTTAGACAGGGGCTGGGC
This DNA window, taken from Verrucomicrobiia bacterium, encodes the following:
- a CDS encoding glycosyltransferase, with the protein product AQPLSKKELGLSEEDIAVLMVGKFFAQKGHTYLIEAWPQVLEKFPQARLLLAGGGPLEQEIKGMVTAADLDNSVRFLGVRSDVPRLLKTCDVFVFPTLFEGMSNALLEAMISECAIVTTDIPENREVATEEEVVFVPSRNATALAQALNQTLQDEKMRKEMGKKARARVERDFIVSRTVATLNAAYERSLTL